The Calditrichota bacterium genome has a window encoding:
- a CDS encoding DUF3467 domain-containing protein, translating into MSEPQQQRPHQINVSLDEKVAEGIYSNLALISHSPAEFFIDFARMVPGTPKANVHARIIMTPSHCKFLLNALKENIERFEKQFGEIKAHGGPQNQAGQFGFRTDGEPK; encoded by the coding sequence ATGTCAGAGCCGCAGCAGCAGCGCCCGCATCAAATCAACGTCAGTCTGGACGAAAAGGTCGCCGAGGGAATCTATTCCAACCTCGCGCTGATTTCACATAGCCCCGCCGAGTTCTTCATCGATTTTGCGCGCATGGTTCCGGGAACCCCCAAAGCGAACGTTCACGCGCGCATCATCATGACGCCGTCACACTGCAAGTTCCTGCTCAATGCGCTGAAAGAAAATATTGAGCGCTTTGAAAAACAATTCGGCGAAATCAAAGCTCACGGCGGCCCGCAAAATCAGGCCGGACAGTTCGGTTTCCGCACCGACGGCGAACCCAAGTAA
- the polA gene encoding DNA polymerase I → MPSDPNTLFLIDGSALMFRSHFAFLRNPLVNSRGEITSAIFGFLNTLISLIEKEQPTHLAIVFDTAEPTFRHKQYKEYKATRQKMPEELVDQLGRLDQVLAATGLKILALPGWEADDVIGTLAKRAEKQGYTVYMVTGDKDYQQLVTDKVILYNPKSDGTLIWKPAEVEENFGVPPARVIDVLALMGDSSDNVPGIAGIGPKTAVKLVQEYGKLEDVLAAAPDMKKSKLRDSLIEQAESARMSLELVTIDCDAPIEVDLDALDVKPLYNPEIERLLTELELFRLLERLRGSSAVGVSDEGMKPAAKRDYKIIKTAAEFKKLITKWRKEKPLLSFDVETTAADPMLAELVGASYSIEEGDAYYVSIAHFDGKPTGNRQFVRFGQEAEGALAAYLELAAELLEDKNVPKAGQNIKYDALVYLSYGIEVASLSFDTMIAAYLLNPGTRTLGIDELSRDFLQLPKIPTSELIGSGKNQGSMLDVDLEKIAEYACEDADYALRLVNVLEPKLDTQKKLLDDLEMPLVSVLRDMEFMGVRLDLDLLADMSKELDRDLTRLEKECHEAAGESFNLNSPKQLGVILFEKLKLPVQKKTKTGPSTDVDTLTTLAPMHELPAKLLDFRTLSKLKGTYVDALPQLVHPFTGRVHTTFSQTIAATGRLSSNNPNLQNIPIRTEVGRRIREAFVAGESGWKILSADYGQIELRIMAHLSNDATLLEAFNSGGDIHKETAAKIYGVALEDVNSDMRRAAKTVNFGIIYGQTDFGLSEQLGIPRAEAKEFREQYFRLYPGVREFMSSTVASCRENGFVETLMGRRRQIPDINNKNRQVREFAERIAINTPVQGSAADMIKVAMIRIANQLKREKFAARMLLQVHDELVFEAPESELMKLEMMVRDEMSSAIKLRVPIEVDVGFGTNWLQAHS, encoded by the coding sequence ATGCCATCTGATCCCAACACCTTGTTTCTGATTGACGGCTCGGCACTTATGTTCCGGTCGCATTTCGCGTTTCTGCGCAATCCGCTGGTGAATTCGCGCGGCGAAATTACCTCGGCGATCTTCGGATTTTTGAATACGTTGATTTCGCTGATCGAGAAAGAACAGCCGACCCATCTGGCGATTGTTTTCGATACCGCCGAGCCGACGTTTCGGCATAAACAATATAAAGAGTATAAGGCTACCCGCCAGAAAATGCCCGAAGAGTTGGTCGACCAATTGGGAAGACTTGACCAAGTGCTGGCCGCGACGGGTCTCAAGATATTGGCTTTGCCGGGTTGGGAAGCCGACGACGTGATCGGGACTTTGGCCAAACGTGCCGAGAAACAGGGCTACACCGTATATATGGTTACGGGAGACAAGGACTATCAGCAGCTTGTCACCGACAAAGTAATTCTCTACAACCCGAAATCCGACGGCACGTTGATTTGGAAACCCGCCGAAGTCGAAGAAAATTTCGGTGTGCCGCCAGCGCGTGTGATCGACGTGTTGGCACTGATGGGTGACTCATCTGACAATGTGCCCGGCATCGCGGGAATCGGTCCGAAAACGGCCGTCAAACTGGTTCAAGAATACGGAAAACTCGAAGACGTGCTGGCTGCCGCGCCGGACATGAAGAAATCCAAGCTGCGCGACTCGCTGATTGAACAAGCGGAGTCCGCACGCATGTCGCTTGAATTGGTAACCATTGATTGTGACGCGCCGATCGAAGTCGATCTTGACGCCCTTGACGTGAAGCCGCTTTACAATCCTGAAATCGAACGGCTCTTGACCGAACTCGAACTCTTTCGGCTGCTCGAAAGACTGCGCGGCAGTTCCGCTGTCGGAGTCTCGGACGAAGGGATGAAACCCGCGGCGAAACGTGACTACAAGATCATCAAGACCGCCGCCGAGTTTAAGAAACTTATCACAAAGTGGCGTAAAGAAAAACCGCTGCTTTCTTTTGACGTTGAAACCACTGCGGCCGATCCGATGCTTGCCGAATTGGTCGGTGCAAGCTATTCAATTGAAGAAGGCGACGCCTATTATGTTTCCATTGCGCACTTTGACGGCAAGCCGACAGGCAATCGTCAATTTGTCCGGTTTGGACAAGAGGCGGAAGGCGCGCTTGCCGCATATCTTGAACTCGCGGCGGAATTATTAGAGGACAAAAACGTTCCGAAAGCCGGACAGAATATCAAGTACGATGCGCTGGTTTACCTCTCTTATGGCATCGAGGTGGCCTCTCTTTCGTTCGATACGATGATCGCGGCATACCTTTTAAATCCGGGAACACGCACGCTCGGCATCGATGAATTGAGCCGCGATTTTCTGCAGCTTCCCAAAATTCCAACGTCGGAATTGATCGGATCAGGCAAGAATCAAGGTTCGATGCTCGACGTCGATCTGGAAAAAATTGCCGAGTATGCGTGTGAGGATGCGGACTACGCGCTCAGATTAGTCAACGTGCTCGAACCAAAGCTCGATACACAAAAAAAGCTCTTGGACGATCTTGAAATGCCGCTCGTTTCCGTGCTGCGGGACATGGAGTTCATGGGAGTCCGGCTCGATCTCGACCTGCTCGCGGACATGTCCAAAGAGCTCGACCGCGACCTGACCAGACTCGAAAAAGAGTGCCACGAAGCGGCGGGTGAGAGCTTCAATTTGAACTCGCCGAAGCAGCTTGGAGTGATCCTGTTTGAGAAGCTCAAGCTGCCCGTTCAGAAAAAAACCAAGACCGGACCGTCCACCGACGTGGACACGCTGACAACGCTTGCGCCGATGCATGAACTGCCCGCCAAGCTGCTCGATTTTCGCACGCTGTCGAAGCTCAAAGGAACGTACGTCGACGCGCTGCCGCAGCTCGTGCATCCGTTCACCGGACGCGTGCACACGACGTTCAGTCAAACCATCGCTGCGACGGGAAGACTCTCGTCGAATAATCCGAATTTGCAGAACATTCCCATTCGTACGGAAGTGGGAAGACGGATACGTGAAGCGTTCGTCGCGGGTGAATCCGGATGGAAAATTTTGTCGGCCGACTACGGACAAATCGAGCTGCGGATCATGGCTCATTTGTCGAACGATGCGACTCTTTTGGAGGCCTTCAACAGCGGAGGAGATATCCACAAAGAGACCGCCGCGAAAATTTACGGAGTCGCGCTTGAAGACGTCAACTCGGACATGCGGCGGGCAGCCAAAACGGTCAATTTCGGGATCATCTACGGCCAGACGGATTTCGGACTATCCGAGCAATTGGGCATTCCGCGAGCGGAGGCCAAGGAGTTCCGCGAGCAGTACTTCAGGCTCTATCCCGGAGTCCGCGAATTCATGAGTTCGACCGTGGCGAGCTGTCGCGAAAACGGCTTCGTCGAAACCCTGATGGGCCGCCGCCGACAGATCCCCGATATCAACAACAAGAACCGCCAAGTCCGCGAGTTTGCCGAACGAATTGCCATCAATACTCCGGTTCAAGGCAGTGCCGCGGACATGATCAAGGTCGCGATGATCCGCATCGCAAACCAACTCAAACGGGAAAAGTTTGCCGCTCGCATGCTGCTGCAAGTCCACGACGAATTGGTATTCGAAGCTCCGGAATCTGAGCTGATGAAACTCGAAATGATGGTCCGCGACGAGATGTCGAGCGCAATCAAATTGCGTGTTCCGATCGAAGTCGACGTCGGTTTTGGTACAAATTGGCTTCAAGCACATTCGTAA
- a CDS encoding MFS transporter, which yields MSSLKQTFHAFRHRNYRLFWSGFALSIVGTWMQTLAQGWLIWRLTESALWLGVIGAMSQLPSLVLGSIGGVLVDRAPKRTVLFITQTGQAIAALLLAILTFTHAVNEWHVLILSTISGIFLAVDAPARLAFVGDLVGKEDIGNAVALNSSTFNAARLVGPSLAGILVPLFGEGVCFLVNALSYLSLIITLSMMSNLPPPAGDPREPIIKQLREAYAYIVRSPVQRVLIRNVVIFAIFGFSYTTLLPMVADHVLNTGAEGLGILMSAGGIGALLGGLWQASMGRENKRGWVVMLGMTGLGLGLLIFALSKQFEISVIAMAMTGFSGISMLASTNTLLQNLTPDHLRGRVLGFYTSSFLGFGPIGAFLLGALADFSDARVALASTAAMCLIVAVYTVVHYRRLRAV from the coding sequence GTGAGTTCGCTGAAACAGACTTTTCACGCTTTCCGGCATCGCAACTACCGGCTGTTTTGGAGTGGTTTCGCGCTCTCGATCGTCGGAACGTGGATGCAGACTCTCGCACAGGGATGGCTGATTTGGAGATTGACAGAATCGGCGCTTTGGCTCGGTGTGATTGGAGCGATGTCGCAGTTGCCGTCGCTCGTTTTGGGTTCGATCGGCGGAGTTCTCGTCGACCGCGCGCCCAAAAGAACAGTGCTCTTTATCACACAAACCGGGCAAGCCATCGCCGCGCTACTTCTTGCCATTCTGACTTTTACACATGCCGTCAACGAATGGCACGTGTTGATTCTATCCACGATTTCCGGAATCTTCTTGGCCGTAGATGCTCCGGCACGGCTGGCCTTTGTCGGAGATTTGGTCGGCAAAGAGGACATCGGGAATGCGGTCGCGCTGAATTCCTCGACTTTCAATGCCGCGCGACTCGTGGGTCCTTCGCTCGCGGGTATTCTCGTGCCGCTGTTTGGCGAAGGCGTGTGTTTCCTCGTGAATGCACTCTCATACCTGTCGCTCATCATTACGCTTTCGATGATGAGCAATCTGCCGCCCCCAGCCGGTGACCCGCGCGAGCCAATCATCAAGCAACTGCGGGAAGCATACGCGTACATCGTGCGTTCTCCCGTCCAGCGGGTGCTGATTCGCAATGTCGTGATCTTCGCGATCTTCGGTTTTTCGTATACGACTCTTCTGCCGATGGTGGCCGACCACGTACTCAACACGGGCGCGGAAGGACTTGGTATTTTGATGTCGGCGGGAGGAATCGGCGCGCTGCTCGGCGGCTTGTGGCAGGCCTCGATGGGACGCGAGAATAAGCGCGGCTGGGTGGTGATGCTGGGTATGACCGGGCTTGGCCTCGGGCTTTTGATCTTTGCGCTGTCCAAGCAATTCGAAATTTCCGTGATTGCGATGGCGATGACGGGATTTTCGGGAATTTCGATGCTCGCTTCGACGAACACGCTCCTGCAAAATCTCACACCGGATCACTTGCGCGGGCGCGTGCTGGGATTTTACACATCAAGTTTTTTGGGCTTCGGTCCAATTGGAGCATTCCTGCTCGGTGCGCTCGCGGATTTTTCTGACGCACGAGTTGCATTGGCGTCAACCGCCGCAATGTGTTTGATCGTCGCAGTTTATACCGTTGTCCATTACCGGCGGCTGCGCGCGGTGTGA
- a CDS encoding DUF4433 domain-containing protein: MRLFRKEDVAGDVRRRKVEILLHSTHLTINLPRILEDGYVDTARGLRGRLGEHAERLLHDPRRLEKFAVGLDYINCSLTDPNYELLYARSKSAWQAEWVHFKLSLELLSHPDTMFCPVSAAQDHGQHVTTGLEGFRTMFAEQVDTYSRDGLSKNEPTHPQAEVLINGKLPLELVQEIITPDAQAMNEVQRLLEFYHQKIPVTVEPKFFLWPKRLKK; encoded by the coding sequence ATGCGGCTGTTCCGCAAAGAAGACGTTGCCGGTGACGTGCGCAGGCGAAAGGTCGAAATTCTTTTGCACAGCACACATTTGACGATCAATTTGCCGCGAATCTTGGAAGACGGCTATGTCGATACGGCCAGAGGATTGCGCGGGCGGTTGGGTGAACATGCGGAGAGATTGTTGCATGATCCGCGAAGGCTTGAAAAGTTTGCCGTCGGATTGGATTATATCAATTGCTCGCTCACGGATCCGAATTATGAGTTGCTCTACGCGCGTTCAAAGTCCGCGTGGCAAGCCGAGTGGGTGCATTTCAAATTGAGTCTTGAGCTGTTGTCGCATCCTGACACAATGTTCTGCCCGGTTTCAGCGGCACAGGACCACGGACAGCACGTGACAACAGGACTTGAGGGATTTCGCACGATGTTTGCTGAACAAGTGGACACCTATTCGCGTGACGGATTATCCAAGAATGAGCCGACACATCCGCAAGCGGAAGTCTTGATCAATGGCAAACTTCCGCTCGAATTGGTACAAGAGATCATCACTCCCGACGCGCAAGCCATGAATGAGGTGCAGCGGTTGCTGGAGTTCTACCATCAAAAGATACCGGTCACAGTCGAGCCGAAGTTTTTTCTTTGGCCGAAGAGACTCAAAAAGTAA
- a CDS encoding T9SS type A sorting domain-containing protein, with protein MTEIEESSFLENSGVTGGAFLSGARGSVINSFFMGNSASDIQAWAAHLSVGLGRHIVTGCYFGELGSNAKAVNTCCDHSDTVTFTDNTLEHNQNNGSILTGNLAICGVIANVSGNVFRYNRSGLGQVYVFCDGRANIHNNLFQENTPRRPDRPTVLCTATGGTAEFINNQVVENMGETIGYIPEFPQTIDARNNWWGSDTGPYHPTRNPFGQGDTILSDSVLFDPWLLSPPDTTSSTNPPHVAQPSTWQIVSLYPNPFNSELSIAIAGIMSPAFSLRLYDLLGREVAILSEGHGHGTMINYTAPPDLATGVYFLRASDATTVQTRKVVFLK; from the coding sequence ATGACAGAAATTGAGGAATCCAGTTTTCTTGAAAATAGCGGAGTTACTGGCGGAGCATTTCTATCAGGAGCACGTGGTTCAGTAATCAACTCGTTTTTCATGGGCAATTCAGCGAGCGATATTCAGGCTTGGGCGGCTCACCTCTCTGTTGGTCTGGGCCGTCACATTGTGACAGGTTGTTATTTCGGAGAATTGGGATCAAATGCAAAGGCGGTTAACACATGTTGTGATCACAGCGACACCGTGACTTTCACAGACAATACACTTGAACATAACCAGAACAATGGTAGCATACTGACAGGAAACCTTGCAATCTGTGGAGTAATCGCAAATGTTTCAGGCAACGTTTTCAGATACAATCGAAGCGGGCTGGGTCAAGTTTATGTTTTCTGCGATGGCAGAGCGAATATTCACAACAATCTATTCCAAGAAAACACTCCCCGTCGACCTGACCGCCCAACCGTTCTTTGTACTGCAACCGGTGGAACAGCGGAGTTTATAAACAACCAAGTTGTCGAAAACATGGGTGAAACAATCGGCTATATCCCCGAGTTTCCTCAAACCATCGATGCACGCAACAACTGGTGGGGAAGCGATACGGGGCCTTATCATCCGACGCGGAATCCGTTTGGGCAGGGGGATACGATTCTCTCGGATAGTGTGTTGTTTGATCCGTGGCTGTTGTCGCCGCCGGATACAACCAGTTCTACGAATCCGCCGCACGTTGCGCAGCCGTCCACATGGCAAATAGTCAGTCTCTATCCGAATCCGTTCAACAGCGAGCTCTCGATAGCGATTGCGGGGATCATGAGTCCGGCGTTTTCGCTGAGATTGTACGACCTGCTCGGGCGCGAGGTGGCGATACTTTCCGAAGGACATGGCCACGGCACGATGATTAACTACACTGCGCCGCCCGATCTCGCGACAGGTGTCTATTTCCTACGCGCTTCCGATGCAACAACTGTGCAAACTCGAAAAGTTGTATTCCTGAAATAG
- a CDS encoding methylated-DNA--[protein]-cysteine S-methyltransferase produces the protein MKTQLGRMRLTASGVGLLRAEFMDDPKEAEGVCIETKILQHARKELTEYFAGYRTHFETPLDLRGTEFQIEVWRELQLIPFGTTITYGEIAKRLLLTNGSRAVGLANGQNPIAVIVPCHRVLGQNNHLTGYAGGVDRKAWLLRHECSTLV, from the coding sequence ATGAAGACTCAGCTTGGCCGCATGCGTTTGACGGCCAGTGGAGTCGGGCTCCTGCGTGCGGAGTTTATGGACGATCCGAAAGAAGCCGAGGGGGTGTGCATCGAAACGAAGATCCTGCAGCACGCTCGCAAAGAGTTGACCGAATATTTCGCGGGCTACAGGACACACTTTGAAACTCCGCTCGACTTGCGCGGCACCGAATTTCAGATCGAAGTCTGGCGCGAGCTGCAATTGATTCCGTTCGGCACGACGATCACCTACGGCGAAATTGCCAAACGGTTGTTGTTGACCAACGGCTCCCGCGCGGTAGGTTTAGCCAACGGTCAAAATCCCATCGCCGTCATTGTCCCCTGTCACAGAGTCTTGGGCCAAAACAATCACCTAACCGGCTACGCCGGAGGAGTGGACAGAAAAGCATGGCTGCTGAGACATGAGTGCAGCACGCTGGTGTGA
- a CDS encoding DNA-3-methyladenine glycosylase 2 family protein translates to MITHHFFAPFDFTLTARYIGRYENAQAHAVSDKQFCQVLADEQGYYLVEVTPGGANSVEAKVVVGKESSSRMEQISHYLRRSFGSDEELSRFYEFSESDRNLKKWTSAYKGLRLVGIYSLWECLSWSIIGQQVSVASAFSTRSRLALYCGATVEWQDKIYEGFPTPEAVLSLTQDELLGCGLSRQKGEYLQGLAQELISEYLSESLLMAPDPQEIRDRLIEIRGIGPWSVEYAMMRVHGDADACPYEDIGLRNALAREYDLGRQASIEETRQITESWRPFRSYATFYIWFTLLNTP, encoded by the coding sequence ATGATTACCCATCATTTCTTCGCGCCCTTCGATTTCACACTCACCGCACGTTACATCGGCCGCTACGAAAACGCGCAAGCGCACGCCGTTTCGGACAAGCAATTCTGTCAAGTCTTGGCCGATGAACAAGGCTACTACTTAGTCGAAGTCACTCCCGGCGGCGCGAACTCGGTGGAGGCAAAAGTCGTCGTCGGCAAAGAGTCGAGCTCGCGTATGGAGCAAATAAGCCATTACTTGCGCCGGTCTTTTGGGAGCGATGAGGAATTATCGAGGTTTTACGAGTTCTCAGAGAGTGATCGCAATCTGAAGAAATGGACGAGTGCCTACAAAGGATTGAGGCTTGTAGGAATTTACAGTCTGTGGGAGTGCCTCTCGTGGTCAATCATCGGCCAGCAGGTGTCTGTAGCATCTGCGTTTTCAACGCGCTCACGATTGGCGTTGTATTGCGGCGCGACGGTGGAGTGGCAAGACAAGATTTATGAGGGATTTCCGACTCCTGAAGCCGTGCTTAGTTTAACCCAAGACGAGCTGCTCGGCTGCGGACTTTCCAGACAAAAGGGAGAATATCTTCAGGGTCTTGCACAGGAACTCATCTCGGAGTATCTTAGTGAATCGCTGCTCATGGCTCCTGACCCTCAAGAGATTCGAGACCGCTTGATTGAAATTCGCGGCATCGGCCCGTGGTCGGTGGAGTATGCGATGATGCGCGTGCACGGCGACGCCGACGCGTGTCCGTATGAGGATATCGGTTTGAGAAATGCGCTTGCGCGTGAATACGATTTGGGCAGACAGGCGAGCATCGAAGAAACTCGACAAATCACCGAAAGCTGGCGGCCCTTTCGCAGCTATGCAACATTCTACATATGGTTCACACTGCTGAACACTCCGTAG
- a CDS encoding ion transporter: protein MSPPLRQSHPKFDEEPLLGWRRKVHEIIYEADTPMGKWFDIGLIVTILLSTIAVMLDSEPSFRAKWQNEIRVAEWFFTVAFTIEYLLRIVCVRKPWTYMSSFYGIIDLLAILPTYVSLFLPGAQYLIVIRILRILRIFRVLKLALYLSEGQMVLSSLRASGRKIAVFLFAVLILVTLMGSLMYLIEGETSGFTSIPAAVYWAIVTLTTVGYGDIAPMTTLGRFLASAIMILGYAIIAVPTGIVTAEMTRKNFELITTQVCPSCLCEGHDKDAEFCKRCGTHLHR from the coding sequence ATGAGTCCTCCACTGCGACAATCGCACCCGAAGTTTGACGAAGAACCGCTTTTGGGCTGGCGCCGAAAAGTTCACGAGATCATCTACGAAGCCGACACGCCGATGGGCAAGTGGTTTGACATCGGTCTGATTGTCACGATCTTGCTTTCGACGATTGCCGTAATGCTCGACAGTGAGCCCTCATTTCGCGCGAAATGGCAAAACGAAATCCGCGTCGCCGAGTGGTTCTTTACGGTCGCGTTCACGATTGAGTATTTACTGCGTATCGTGTGTGTGCGCAAGCCGTGGACATATATGTCGAGCTTCTACGGTATCATCGACCTACTCGCGATTCTGCCCACCTATGTCAGCCTGTTCCTGCCCGGCGCGCAATATCTGATTGTGATTCGCATCCTCCGCATCCTGCGCATTTTCCGAGTCTTGAAACTCGCGCTCTATCTCAGCGAAGGTCAGATGGTATTGAGTTCATTGCGAGCGAGCGGCAGAAAGATCGCTGTATTTCTGTTTGCGGTCTTAATCTTAGTGACATTGATGGGATCGCTGATGTATCTGATCGAAGGCGAAACCAGCGGCTTTACGAGTATCCCCGCGGCGGTGTATTGGGCGATTGTAACTTTGACGACGGTAGGTTACGGCGACATTGCGCCAATGACGACACTCGGAAGATTCTTGGCTTCGGCGATTATGATTTTGGGCTACGCCATTATCGCCGTACCGACGGGAATCGTGACGGCGGAGATGACGCGCAAGAATTTCGAATTGATAACGACTCAAGTTTGCCCGTCGTGTCTGTGCGAAGGTCACGACAAAGACGCTGAATTTTGCAAACGCTGCGGCACGCACTTGCATCGATGA